The stretch of DNA TAAAAGCTTTTAATGTGAAACTGATGAGTTTCCTAACAAACTTTATTATTCTAACTATGAATAAATAAACGGTCCTGCGGCTCATTAAACATCTTAAAAGTTTCtgagacacgtgtgtgtgtgtgtgtgtgtgtgtgtgtgtgtgtgtgtgtgtgtgtgtgtgtgtgtgcgtgtgtgtttccaTTACTTCAGACAGCTGATGACTAAGGGTCCTACTTCAGCGTCACTCCTGCTCCTCACTGGGCCTGGCCCGGCAGCGCCCCCAGGAGGCCGTTGGCGGTGGTGAACAGGTTGATGGGAGAAGATCCATCGGTGATGAGAGTGGACTTCAGTCCCAGAGCCTGTAGCATCTTCAGCTGCATCAGAACCAACAGATGACTCGGTTACAGCAGCAACAGGAACTCGTAGCATCAAGATGTTCTGTTCAGTCAGGAGCGACTAGGACCTGAAAACCCAAACGTACCTGTAGCTCCGGCCCAGCTCTGGCAATCTCCATCAGTGTGTCTGTGCCCAAACTCTCCATCTGCTTCTTAAAACGATCACTCTCAATCTGGGCCAGGCGCTCCTGTTTCTCCACCTCCAGACGGTCCAGCTCCCTTTTGTAGTTCAGCTCCTGATCACGGGCCTTGGACAACCTCTGGAGCTCTGCTTCCTGGGGGGGGGGATTGGGTCATGAGTCTGAAAATGCTGGTGCCTCCTACGCAGTACAGGAAGTTCTACTCTGAGGAGGTAGTGGAACCTACCGCCTCGATCCGCTGGGCCTCAGCCTTCAGCGTGGCCTCGTTGACAGCCGCCTCTCCTCGAATCCGGGCTGCCTCTGCCTGAGACTGGGCCTCGGCTTTAGCAGCTCCCGTACTCTCCACCGAGGCACTGAAGTACAGGATGGATCAGAACCAGATGGGTTCTACTAAACTGATTGTGCCAAGGGACCCTCTAGACCAACCTGAGCGCCTCCAACTCCAGCAGCTCCTTCCGGGCCCTCTCTGCTTCCGCCTGGTCTGTGATCCTCTGGCGCTCTAGTTTGCCCCGGGCCTCCTGCTCCAGACGTTCTGCCTCGTGTCTGCAGAACAAACAGAACTTCATGAATCTGTGCAATTCCGTGGCTCCAACAGAATCTGAGCAGTGTGTGCTTCAGACCGGGCCGCAGCCTCCTGGGAGTTGGTGGTGATCTCGATGGCGAGCTGGACACTCTTCTGCAGGGCGTCTCTGGTCCTCTGGTCCACCGGCTCTACAGACTGGATGTCCACGCTGCTGATCACCAGGTTGTTCTGACCGAAACGCAGATCGGGACGGACTGCCAGCTTCTCATCAAAGCCGAACACGGCCGAGCAGATGATCCGGTTTGAGTTCTGAGCACCAAGTCAAAGTTGGAAAAGTTCTGATTCGTTAGGTCCCAGATCAGGTCGGGTCAGGCAGTTCCAGAGAAATCTGACTCAGACAAGCTACCCCAAAGTAGAGTTCATCATTCACGCCTGATCTGACATTTATGCTtcccagtagggctgcaacaacgaatcgataaattcgatgaaaatcgattactaaaagcgttggcaacaaattgtgtcatcgattcgttgtgttgcacaactcttccaaccccccggccgccgttgcgcacagaccggaagcaattcagatcagcgcgagggactagccggcagaagcagcgagacccaaagaagtaaaaacttctaaagtttgggagcattttcagttaaatcaggcgaagaaatttgttacctgcaacgtttgtaggtcagacttagcatggcacgggagtactacagtgatgatgcgaatcatcagcgaggagggagagagctcggtgtccgggtaagttaaaaacttttcaaaagtgattcacccaagccccggattattacacaggctggacatgccctaagctcgtaaaaaaaaaagtctataaaattgtaagcgcgacgctattagataaacggggggggggggggggactcgcgccgctgcgaaccggttccgccgtcacatttccACAGAAACTGGTTAATCACactggggccagactactagcatgtggttttacaaccacaatgacctcggaagcgaaaacgcttttaaaagggagggaggagtcctaactgttgctgcaggcgtgttgtgtgcgtgcagttatatactggttaatatatttttgggttcagttgctttcatgtggcctaatgtgagtctatttgggatcattggaatgatcagcagcatttcttgatgtgactttatggcagttgcccagggcatcatcacaaggagggcggcattcatttacttttgttttatttggtattttttcagtcatttttggaaatagtgatcaattttgattaattcacagcctatgtttaattacatttaaaaattagttgtttgacatccccagttataataaatgtctacagatgagatcaaacaaaacagatgagaattgcccttaaagagcaagtcacccccaaataaacttttttttgctgataaactaaataaatgagtgtctaatcatgctgcagacacatgtcgtcaataatttggcacttcagtgcatcttagttaaaatttaaatattctgcctaaaactggcagtgttgtgccgttgtcaggtaaaaactctgcactgtattttaatttaaatctgccaccgctattgtctaacaagtatgctatgatgtaaactggtacattatgatgtcacaatgctgtcgtgagcctgagtgtgtgtgtatttgttagcggctccgccctctcggtctgccaggcaacagcatttgttgcatttatcaaacatgaagtgggagtggagttagactctggtaggggttgacttgctctttaagctgtttaacttggaccaagcattttaggtcacagatagatgtagcttagggtctctgtttatacaccttataagacaatttaggtgatggcatgttgtttttctgctattgaactgttttctaattatgttgtgtttaataaagtgaaggaaggagagaaataacgtttccctagcagtttttaaaaatgtccctatgtagtccgattaatcgattaatcgtgtcgagaccccatccaattcatcgattatccaaataatcgtttgttgcagccctacttcccAGTAAACAAACATTTCACCTCAGACCCCAGCTCGGACTCTGAATGAGGTCAGAAATGCATTTAATGCAGAAGAAAACATGAAAGAACCCGACACTAAACCCAGGTTCTGACCCAAACGGACCTTATGGAAGTCATCAAACTGCACAGAGGCGACAGCTCCTCTGATCCGCGAGGCGATGGCTTTACAGGCATCTCCAACAAAGTCCGGTACTGAAAACAGAGCTGCTGCCGCAGCCGGGTCGGCGGGGATCTTCACGTCAAAGTGCCTGAATGGAACGAAGAGGAAGAGTTGGACGGGAAGCTAATGCTGGTTGAGCTAACTGGTTCTGGTATTTATTGAGATATTAAAACATGTAATGGGATATGTTTGTGAGCGCTGGTCCAGAACCAGAGCAGGGTACCAGTTGTAGGcgagctgcagctgcaggcgggCGTGGTCAGCGGTCTCTATGGTGATGATGTCGGTGCAGAAGTCGGGTCCCAGCAGGAGGCAGATGGCCTTGATGACGTTGGCTCTCTTAGGTTTGTCGCCGGACAGAGACAGGACGGTGAACTGCTCATCTGGTCCCAACATCACCAGCTCAGGTCCAAACACCACCCTGTAGGTCAACACAGGAACCATCAGCCAACCCTCAGCCATCACCAGCCCCACGGTGTCACGTCTACCTGGCCTTCTTCTCTCTGTAGTCGTAAATCTGCACAGCGGCGTTGTGGGGGACCCTGAAGGTCACCACCCGGGTCTTGTCCCTCGGCTGGCCATCTCCACCCCCGTGGCGGATGGAGCGATCCGCCAGTGGGTCGGAGCGAGACGCCAGCAGAGCCTCAACGTTTGTCGGAAGCTCCTTCTCCCAAAGCTCCTCGTCCTGGTTCAGCATGTACGTGTGTCCGATCACGGCACGCACCTGAGATCAGAAGGAAGGGATAAAAACTCAAATCCAGAATAATCCTACTGTCCTGAAGAACGAGTACTTCTGCTGGCCCAAACTAAACGCTCTGACTTCGGTCGCTACCTTTCCGGTCTTGATGTGTCGGACATAGATTCCCTCGTTCTCATCCAGGGGGATGGCACGCTGCGTCAGCACCACCTCCACGCTGGCAGGGGGGACGTACTCAATGGGCCCCCGCAGCATCCATCGGTCTCCAGGGCGACGGAGGACGCTGCCCCGCTTAGCTCGCTTGGAGCGCCCCTCCTCTTCaggatcctcctcctcctcttcttcttcaggCTGACAAACAGAGCGGGAGAGACGGGGGAGGATGGAGAGAAGGGTTAACATGTAGATGCAGTGGAGTGGGGGAGGGATGGGTGGAGGAGAAGGGGGAAGCAGGATGGGAGGGGGGCACTGAATCAAAAGGCACCAAAGaccagaaaagaaaaacaaaaatagcaaaaataaatgtttgatGATAAAAGTGTCAGAAAGGAGGAGAAGAGAAGAGGGATATCAAAGTAATGTGATTACTGATGTTAGTAATCTGATTAGTTCTGGATGCCTGGGCATCCACAGCAGATTACAGCtcaactctgccacctgctggtgtGAGCTGGTTACTGACCTAGACACCACCGATCCACAGGTTAGGATCTTACCCATGAATAAAGACAAGTCTctttcatccaatcagaactgtcCTACATGCCTCTGCCTCCCTGGTTAGAAAGCATCACATTAAGATGTTTGTGTCATGTGACCTTATTTAGACTCACCTTAAAAGGTAAATTAGTAGAACATCCCTTAATGTGAACCTCTCAGCTGAAATGAGTCCTCGTGTGGAAAATTAATCTTACCAACAAACACATGAATGACCTGCTGTAGAACATCTGCTAAGGGCCTTTTATGATAGGACAGCTTTCCATACCTGCAGCAGTCTTTAGCTGCTTCAGCAGAACCAACCTTTCCTCCGCTCATCACAGACCAAACATCTCAAAGCTCCTGGAAGCTACACACAGCTTACTCTGTAGTGGGTGCATCTTGTCCCTGATGGCTGGCTAATGAAGAACGACATGTCCATGAAGCTGTTAGCAACACGCGGCTAAACTGAACGAGCTAATGTTTACATCCTATAACATCTATGATATACCTGAATGACTCTTACCATCTAGAGTAAACATCTCAGATACCCGACACGTTCCTGCAGTAAGAACGTTCTCATGGACATCTGGAATGTTCTTTTCTACTAGGAACAACAACCCAACTTTACGTTTATATTCTGAGttatcattaattattatttctatagTAACTATGTAGCTGTTGATGTCTTCATTCTAACAAGTACACAAGTACTAGGATAAGTCATTACTTCTATATGAAATAGGAATTACAGAGGTCCTACTGTTGATTAAATTTTAAAACATCTTGCCATAAGGCTGGGATCCTCTTACCTGTCCTGCTCTCACTCATCTCCTCACCTTTCTGAAGCACCGTTTACTTTTCTGTCCTCCTCTTTCACAGATTTGTCCCCACTAATATTTACAGATCCATCATGTTTAATGTAATAGTTGTCCTTGGCATtaagcatgccccccccccccccctgctttcAGATCGgaggtacgtgtgtgtgtgtgtgtgacacacacacacggcgctGTGTGTTCGATCATGTTGCCGTTTGAGCAGCAAACAAGTTTAAGAGATTACAGTCTGGCTGCTAGGGAGGGGACGGGTTTGCACAACGCTGGTAGAAACGTTCCGACTAGATGGCCTGCCACCTCGCCCCGTGGCGAAACCTGCACTCCTTTTCCAGGAACCCTTTGAAATGAGCTGAATCCCAACAATCTTAGGTGTGGCTTCGACCTTTCACCCTTTGACCTCACTCCTGTGCTCACACACCTGCAGGGAGCAGCAGCCACCGTTGAGGCAGCACGCCTTATAACCACACACAGGCTGCTACTCTAATCTCCCCTGATGAACTGGTTCCAGTAAACCTCCAAGTCCACAAAACCAAATCCATCAGAGCCGCTCGGGGAAAGAACCGAGCCTGGATGAAGTCCTGGAAAGGCTCTAAATGTTGGGTTATCGAGTCTCTACATGTCCCTCAGAAGCACCCGTACAATTGTtttaaagaataaaataaaataaaatcaacagaACCGCAGGGTGGTTGTTCTTGACTAGGAACCAACATCAGGAGTTCTGCTGTGAACGTCTCCTCACCTCGGAGTCGTTAAATGCCTCCACAGCCCGTAGAACCAGACCCTCCTCCTCCGAGAGCACGTACACATCCTGGATGCCGTTCTCAAGCTGCTCACCAGGCTGTAGGAAGAACGAGCGCTCTCCCTGGGGGAGGAGTGGAGGAACAAATGTTTGGAACATTTAGATGAACATTCACTGAATCTACAAGTGACAAAGCGTGAACCGACTCCTCACCTTCACCACCTTCTTCTGGCCCAGCTGAGGCTTGCCATCTGCCCCGACCGGGTCCAGGATCACGCAGTACTGCCGGCTGCTCAGGGTGGTTACATCCACAACCCCAACCACCTCCTCAGCCACAGAAGGGATGTGGGCCTCCCTGTCGGCCATGGTCACCAGCCACTCCTCCCCTGTGCGCCGCTCGCGCCCGCCGGCATCCTTAAAGGGGCGCAGGGCACGCACATGCAGAGCTTTCTGGAAGCATGAACAGATGCAGCGTGAGACCAGCACCAGCACAGACCAGTAAGCATCCCAGTTCAGCTGCAAAAAGTCTGAGAAAACCAGAAAATTATAAATATGAATAAAGCAACGTCATCCAACCACTTTTAATAAAACTCCTAAAAAATGAGATTTTCTGTTTGGAGCCTTTAAACAAATGTGGGATTTCCTCCTGCTCTACAGCTGAAACAGTGGAAACTCTGCTGGATCATCTTGCACCTCGCTCTCGTTGTGCTTCAGCTCCGAGACGAAACTCAACTCAAAGCAATAAATACTAATAAATGTGCGTCAGGCAGCACCGAGGCAGCATGTAGTTCCTGCAGGACGTCTGAAGCCTTTAGGTGATCAGACATGCTGCTGAATGTTCTCAGTCATCAAGGTCATGCTAATCCAGAAGGGGTTCAAACGAACGACTTCTTTGGCTTCTCAGGTCCCTCGTGTGATCCCGTTTGGGTTGGAACAATGAGAGTGAACGTTGGTGTTCTTCATGTTTCGGCTGTGGTCTTCATCAGAAGTGTCACAGATGTTTgtctttataataataataataataataataataataatgcattgaacttatatagcgcttttctagacacccaaagacgctttcacacactctcacattcacacactgctagtgatgataagctacttgtagccacagccgccctggggaggtctgacagaggcgaggctgccatttggcgccgtcggcccctctgaccaccaccaacacaggcaagttgggtgaagtgtcttgcccaaggacacaacagaagtttacccctggcaggagctggaatcggacccatgaccctccgatcatgaggcaacccgctctaccacctgagctactgcagcTTTTCTGTTGGCCGGTCTAAACGCGTCTAGGTAAACCCACAACACACCCGTACATGTCCCAATATAAAAATAAAGAACCTCATTAAAAATGCAATAAGAGGACGTAAGGAAGGTTGTAAATGATTTAAATCAGTTTTATGGACGGCCGGTCACCTTGTCCGTCAGGATGAAGGCGTTGACAATATCCAGGACCTCCTCGTGAGCACCTGGCAGGTACGCTCCCACCTTACTGACAAGCCACTCCTCACCTGAATGACACACAGGGACATGATTATGAAACACTTCAAGTtcagatggatgatcctgaagttcaAAAGACTGGACGGGTGCCACCGGTTACCGTGGAGACGGGTGTTACCAAGAGCATCAGTTTAAATTGCTGGGACAATAAACATAAACCTGAGTGAGGCTTGGAGATTGCTGCTGGGGACAACTATTAATTATTTATATGAgcttggcgggccgccaggctaagCGGATGTGTTGGATGTAGTTTTTTAAGGTGAGCTAGAACACCACGACTGAAACAGGTAGAGGTCTGCTGCTTCTGCCGGGAGCAGAAGTAGGTGATAGACTCTTACTGCAGCAGGAGTTTTACACGGTCAGACTAAACTTGTCAGCTAAAACTATCGATGTGAACAAGTTCCCTGCATTCGCCGGCCGTGCGGACAGGTGCAGACAGCTGTTACCTGTGACTCTCTGGACACCTCCTCTGTCTTTGCCCTCCTTGCGAGCTCGGAGCCTGATGGCCTGGTTCTCCCGGATCACGGTGGCCTTGATGGTTTCCAGAAccaccacctccttcctgggtatgTAGGTTCCTGAAACAAAAACCCAACTAGAACCGGAGcaaaaccagaaccaggaacAGGTCCGCTTCATTTAGCTCTTCTGTCTGACTCAGTTTCAGGTCTGATCCTGGTACACAAACTTCCTGTTTGTCCCTTTGAAGGCAACAAATCCTGTTTTAACTGGAACTAAATTTGGgatttttattaaaaacaaacaataaaaatcactgagaaaaaagacagaaacgtTAACGTGTGTTTTATGCTTTAAAGGTTTGTGAGTACATTTGGAAAACAGAGTGAACTGGGAACAGAGATCCTTGTGTTGGTGTAAAACTGAACAGGGCTTGAACTCTGACGTGGTTCCTGTAACCCAACAGCACCACTTGTGGACCTGATGAGTCCAGACTAGACTGACCTGGTCCCTCAAACAGCCACTCGTCTCCA from Nothobranchius furzeri strain GRZ-AD chromosome 5, NfurGRZ-RIMD1, whole genome shotgun sequence encodes:
- the mvp gene encoding major vault protein; the encoded protein is MVFNSFSGQLPVRAQSPDLLWRNRAAACLQNRTPDPHLNMSMFGGNRGPNNEISTDVSIIRIPPHHYIHVLDQNTNIARVEIGPLTYIRQDNERVLFSPVRMIVVPPRHYCVVSNPVARDDNNEVLFDQSGQAKLRHADLEIRLTQDPFPLYPGEEIQMDVTPLQIVYPDTALRLQALLDFEEEGLKRIAGDEWLFEGPGTYIPRKEVVVLETIKATVIRENQAIRLRARKEGKDRGGVQRVTGEEWLVSKVGAYLPGAHEEVLDIVNAFILTDKKALHVRALRPFKDAGGRERRTGEEWLVTMADREAHIPSVAEEVVGVVDVTTLSSRQYCVILDPVGADGKPQLGQKKVVKGERSFFLQPGEQLENGIQDVYVLSEEEGLVLRAVEAFNDSEPEEEEEEEDPEEEGRSKRAKRGSVLRRPGDRWMLRGPIEYVPPASVEVVLTQRAIPLDENEGIYVRHIKTGKVRAVIGHTYMLNQDEELWEKELPTNVEALLASRSDPLADRSIRHGGGDGQPRDKTRVVTFRVPHNAAVQIYDYREKKARVVFGPELVMLGPDEQFTVLSLSGDKPKRANVIKAICLLLGPDFCTDIITIETADHARLQLQLAYNWHFDVKIPADPAAAAALFSVPDFVGDACKAIASRIRGAVASVQFDDFHKNSNRIICSAVFGFDEKLAVRPDLRFGQNNLVISSVDIQSVEPVDQRTRDALQKSVQLAIEITTNSQEAAARHEAERLEQEARGKLERQRITDQAEAERARKELLELEALSASVESTGAAKAEAQSQAEAARIRGEAAVNEATLKAEAQRIEAEAELQRLSKARDQELNYKRELDRLEVEKQERLAQIESDRFKKQMESLGTDTLMEIARAGPELQLKMLQALGLKSTLITDGSSPINLFTTANGLLGALPGQAQ